Sequence from the Thermithiobacillus tepidarius DSM 3134 genome:
TGGACTTGCCATCGGACTTGTACTTGACGATCAGCCGGTCGGTGCCCGGCTGCTTGAGCGGCGTTTGCGCCAGGGCGCCGTTGCAGGCGGCGAACAGGCCCAGCAGGGCGATCCAGATTCTCGAATTGTGCATGCGGGGTCTCGCTATTGGGTCTTCAGGCGAATGTCCGGCTCGGCATAGCGCACTCGCGGGTCCTGCCGCAGGCGTCGCAGCGCCTCTTCCATGACCGCGGCCGGCACTTGGCCGTCCAGCCGCAGGACGTGCGCGCCGCCCGCCATGGGGCGGACGTAGCGCAGGGACACGCCGGCGCGGCGCTCCAGATCGCGCAGCAGCGCGTCATCGACGGACACGCCGTCCTGGAAGCGGATGATGATGCGCGAGCCGTCCATTGCCGCATTTTCTCGTTGATCGGGGGATACGGAACTCGAAGAGGCGGCCAAATCCGGTGAAGGGGATGGCGCCGTGCAGGCGGGGAGCAAAACCAGGCAAAGGCCCGAGATCAGCAAACGCAGTTCAGGGTCATTGCCTTGCTGGCGGTCAGGCAAAGGACCTCCCATCTTTGGTTACCACTTCTAATCCTGCATCCAGTATGCCCACGGCGCAGCACCGCCAACCATCCGCCGAAAGTTTCACAAGGCCCGCGCCACCGCCATGCGGCCGGTGGCGCGGGCGGCCAGCAAAAGCCCCAGAAAGGCGAGCACGGCCGCCACGGCGTAGCTGGCTCCGCCGCCCGCCTGCCCCCAGGTCCAGCCGGCCAAAGCCCCGCCGATGGCGCCGCCCAGCCCGAAGGCCAGGCTGGAGTAAAGCGCCTGGCCGCGGGCGCGCAGGGCCGGGGGGAATTGCTGGTAGGTGAGATTGACGGCGGCGGCATGGAAGGCGCCGTAGCTGGCCGCGTGCAGCGCCTGGGCGAAGATCACCCAGCCCAGGCCCGGCCACAGGCCGATCAACACCCAGCGCACGGTGGTCAGCACGAAGCTGCCCAGCAGCAGGGCTCGCAAACCCAGATAGGCGATGATGCGGTCGCTGGCAAGGAAAAAGCCCACTTCGCAGGCGACCGCGAAGGCCCACATGAGGCCGATGCCGACGCCGCTGAAACCGTGCTGCTGCAGGTAAATGGAGTAGAAGGCGTAGTACGGGCCATGGCTGGCCTGCTCCAGGGCGCAGGCCAGGAAGAAGGCCAGCACGCCGGGACGGCGCAGCAGCTGGCCCAGGGACTCCCCGGCGGCCGCGTGGTGCGGATGCGGCTCGCCGCGCGGCAGGGGCAGGCTGACCAGCCAGGCCCCCAGGAACAGGAGCGTGCAAGTGACGAGAAAGGCCTGGGGCCCGAAGCCGTCGATGAGGATGCCGAGCCCGAGCGCGAAGACGATGAAGCCCAGCGAGCCCCACAGGCGGATGCGGCCATAGCTGGCCTGCATGCGGCGCGCCCAGTCCAGGGTGGTGGCCTCCACCAGCGGCAGGGCGGCGGAGGCGAAGAAGGAGTACAGGAAAGTGGCCAACGCCGCCCACCAAAAGCTCTGCCCCCAGAACAGCAGGACAAAGGACAGCGCGCTGGCCAGCGTCGCCCAGTGCACCACCCGCTGGCGCTGGCCGGTGCGGTCGGCCAGGCTGCCCCACAGGTGCGGCGCGAAGACCCGGGTGACCTGCACCAGGGCGGTCAGGAAGCCGATCTGCAGCGCCGTCTGCCCGATGGAATCGAGATAGAGCCCCCAATAGGGCCCGAAGGCTCCCAGGCCGGCGAAGTAGACGCCGTAGAAGGCGGACAGGCGTACCCGCTCGGAAGCGGACGCCGGCATCGCTGCGGCCCGGCCAGGTCTCCGAAAAAATGACACAGACACCTCGGTTTTTTCAGCAGACCTGCCGGGAAGCGTTCAGGCGGGGATCTTGGCGGGAATGACCGGGGTGCCGCTGCGCACGTCGGCGTTCTGGGCGCGCTGGCGCAGGGCATGATCCATCAGCACCAGCGCCAGCATGGCCTCGACGATGGGCACCGCCCGGATGCCGACGCAGGGATCGTGCCGGCCGGTGGTGATCACCTCGCAGGGCTCGCCGTGGATGTCGACGGAGCGGCGCGGCAGGCGAATGCTGGAAGTGGGCTTGATGGCGATGCTGGCGGTGATGTCCTGGCCGCTGGAGATGCCGCCGAGGATGCCGCCGGCATGGTTGGAGAGGAAGCCCGCCGGGGTCATCTCGTCGCCGTGCTCGGTGCCCTTCTGCTCCACCACGGCAAAGCCGTCGCCGATCTCCACGCCCTTGACGGCGTTGATGCTCATGAGCGCCTTGGCGATGTCGGCGTCCAGGCGGTCGAAGACCGGCTCGCCCAGGCCGACGGGCACGTTGCTGGCCACCACGCTGATGCGCGCGCCGATGGAATCGCCCTCCTTGCGCAGGGCGTCCATGTAGGCCGCCATCCGCTCGGCGGCTTCGGCGTCCGGGCAGAAGAAGGGATTGTTGGGGATCTCGTCCCAATCCAGGCGCTGGGCCCGGATCGGGCCCAGCTGCGCCAGCCAGGCGCGGATCTCCACGCCCAGGCGCTCGCGCAGATATTTCCTGGCGATGGCGCCGGCGGCCACCCGGGTGGCCGTCTCGCGGGCCGAGGAGCGGCCGCCGCCGCGGTAGTCGCGCAGGCCGTACTTCTGCAGGTAGGTGTAGTCGGCGTGGCCGGGCCGGAACTGGTCCTTGATCTTGCCGTAATCCTTGGAGCGTTGGTCCACGTTGCGGATCAGCAGGCCGATGGGCGTGCCGGTGGTGACGCCCTCGAAGACGCCGGACAGGATCTCCACCTCGTCGGGCTCGCGGCGCTGGGTGGTGTGGCGCGACTGCCCGGGCTTGCGGCGGTCCAGCTCCACCTGCAGGTCCGCCGCCGTGAGCGCCAGGCCGGGCGGGCAGCCGTCCACGACGCAGCCGATGGCCGGCCCATGGCTCTCGCCGAAGGTGGTGACGGTGAAAAGCGTTCCGAAACTGTTTCCAGGCATTCTTAATAGCCGTGATTCGTGATTCGTGATTCGTGATTCGTGATTCGTGATTCGTGATTCGTGATTCGTGATTCGTGATTCGTGNNNNNNNNNNCGTGATTCGTGATTCGTGATTCGTGATTCGTGATTCGTGATTCGTGATTCGTGATTCGTGATTCGTGATTCGTGCGCGAGTGTGGCGCGGCCCGCGCCGCCGCGCAAGCCGTTTCACCATTCACGTTTCACTGCCCGTCGCGCTTGTCCATCTCGATCAGGGCATAGGCCGAGTGGTTGTGGATGGATTCGAAGTTCTCGGACTCGACGATGAACCAGTCCACCCGGTCGTCGGCCTTGAGCTGGGCGGCGACGTCGCGGACCATGTCCTCGACGAACTTGGGGTGGTCGTAGGCGTATTCGGTCACGTACTTCTCGTCCGGGCGCTTCAAGAGGCCATAGAGCTGGCTGGAGGCCTGCCCTTCCACCAGGTCGATGAGTTCCTCCACCCAGATCCACTGGTTGGCCTTGACCTGCACGGTCACGTGGGAGCGCTGGTTGTGGGCGCCGTACTGGGAGATGCTCTTGGAGCACGGGCACAGGCTGGTGACGGGCACCAGCACCTTGATGGTCTGCTCGTAGTGGTCGCCGGTGGACTCGCCGACGAAGGCCACGTCGTAGTCCATCAGGCTTTCCACGCCGGTGACCGGCGCCTTCTTCATGACGAAGTAGGGAAAGCTCATCTCCAGATGGGCAGATTCCGCATCCAGGCGGGTGCGCATTTCCAGCAGGATGTCCTTGAACGACTCCACCGAGATCTCGCGGGTGTGGGCGTTCAGGATCTCCACGAAGCGCGACATGTGCGTGCCCTTGAAGTTGTGCGGCAGGTGCACGTACATGTTGAAGTTGGCGATGGTGTGCTGGTGGCCCTCGCTGCGGTCGCGCACGCGCACCGGATGGCGGATGTTCTTGATCCCCACCTTGTCGATGGCGATGGCGCGGGCATCGGCCCGGCCCTGGACGTCTTCGATCTGTTCAGCGGCACAATCTCTCATGGCAATTCCTTGATCTTCCTGCACTGGAGCCGCGGCTACGCCCCGAGGGCAATAGCCGAGCACAACAGTCGGATATTACAGCGCCAGGTTCTTGGGAACAAGGCTGTGGGTTTGCTTCAGCGCCTGGGCGGCGCGGACGATGCCGTCGCGGTCCAGGCCCAGCGCCGCCAGCTGCGCGGCCGCATCGCCCTGCTCGACGAAATGGTCGGGCAGGCCCAGCAGCGCCAAGGGCAGCTGACAGCCGCGGGCGGCCAGGCACTCGGCCACGGCACTGCCGGCGCCGCCGGCCACGGCATTCTCCTCCACCGTGATCAGGAACTGGTGCCGTTCCGCTATTTCTTGGACCAGCGCCTCATCCAATGGTTTGACGAAGCGCATGTTGACCACGGTGGCGTCGAGAACCTCGCCGGCGGCCAAGGCGGCGGCGACGCGGCTGCCGAAGGCCAGGATGGCGGTCTCGCGGCCGCGCCGCAGCACTTCGCCGCGGCCGAGGGGCAGCGCCCGCAGCTCGGCATCCAGGGCGACGCCGTGGCCGCTGCCGCGCGGGTAGCGCACCACCGCCGGGCCGTCGTGGCGATAGCCGGTGTACAGCATGTGGCGCAGCTCGTTCTCGTCCTTGGGCGCCATGATCACCAGATCCGGGATGCAGCGCAGATAGGAGAAATCGAAGCTGCCCTGATGGGTGGCGCCGTCGGCGCCCACCAGGCCGGCGCGGTCCACGGCGAGCAGCACCGGCAGCTTCTGGATGGCGATGTCGTGGACGAGCTGGTCGTAGGCGCGCTGCAGGAAGGTGGAGTAGATGGCCACCACCGGGCGCATGCCCTCGGCGGCCAGGCCGGCGGCGAAGGTCAGCGCATGCTGCTCGGCGATGCCCACGTCGAAGTATTGGGCCGGGAAGCGCTCGGAGAAGGCGACCATGCCCGAGCCCTCGCGCATGGCCGGGGTGATGCCCACCAGTTGCGCATCCCGCGCCGCCATCTCGCAGAGCCAGTCGCCGAAGACCTGGGTGTAGCTGGGCGCGCCGCCGGGCTTTTTCTCCATCTTGCCGGTGCCGAGGTCGAAGGCGGTGACGCCGTGATAGACGCACGGGTCCGCTTCGGCCGGCGCATAGCCCTTGCCCTTCTTGGTGATGACGTGCAGCAGGCGCGGGCCGGAGATGCGCTTGAGGTTCTCCAGGGTGGCCAGCAGGGCGTCCAGGTCGTGGCCGTCGATGGGCCCGTAGTAGGTGAAGCCCAGCTCCTCGAAAAGGGTGCCCGGGGTCACCATGCCTTTGACGTGCTCCTCCGCGCGCCGCGCCAGCTCGTGGATGGGCGGCAGGATCTTCAGGGTGCGGTCGGCGCCCTGGCGCACCGAGTTGTAGAGGCGGCTCGACAGCAGCTTGGCTAGATAGCTGGAAAATGCACCCACATTGGGCGAGATGGACATTTCGTTGTCGTTCAGCACCACCAGGAGATCGGCGTCCAGGCTGCCGGCGTTGTTCAGGGCCTCGAAGGCCATGCCGGCGGTCATGGCACCGTCGCCGATCACCGCCACCACCTCGCGCTTGATGCCGGCGCGCTGGGCCGCCACCGCCATCCCCAGGGCCGCGCTGATGGAGGTGCTGGAGTGGCCGACACCGAAGGTGTCGTAGGGGCTCTCGTCGCGCTTGGGAAAGCCGGACAGGCCGCCCTGCCGGCGCAGGGTAGGGAAGCGGTCGCGGCGGCCGGTCAGGATCTTGTGGGGATAGCTCTGATGGCCCACGTCCCAGACCAGGCGGTCGCCGGGGGTGTTGAAGACGTAGTGCAGGGCGATGGTCAGCTCCACCGTGCCCAGCCCGGCCGACAGATGCCCGCCGGTGCGCGACACGCTCTCGATCAGGAAGGCGCGCAGCTCGTCGGCCAGCGCGGCCAGGGACCGGCGCGGCAGGGCCCGGAGATCCTGCGGATCGTTGATCTGTTCGAGCAGAGTGTAGCTCACTGCCGGCGCTCGACGATCAGATGGGCCAGGGCGCGCAGGTGATCGGCGCGACCGTCGAAATCGGCGAGGGCGGCCAAGGCGTCGTCGCACAAGCGCCGGGCCAGGGCCTTGGCCTCCGCCAAGCCGAGCAGCGACACGTAGCTCGGCTTGTTGCGGGCGCGGTCGGCGCCGTTCTGCTTGCCCATGACGGCGGTCTCGCCCTCCTCGTCCAGGATGTCGTCCTGCACCTGGAAGGCGAGGCCGATGTTGTCCGCGTAATGCAGCAGCCGCTCGTGGACCTCGCCGGCGGCGACGCCCGCCGCCAGGGCACCGAGCTGCACGCTGGCGCGGATGAGCATGCCGGTCTTGTGGATGTGCATGCTTTCCAGGGCCGGCAGGGACAAGGTGTGGCCCACGGCGGCCAGATCGATGGCCTGCCCGCCCACCATGCCGCGCGAGCCGGCCGCCAGGGCCAGAGCCGCGACCATGCGCAGGCGCAGGGCGGCATCCAGCTCCCAGTCGTCGGCCAGCACCTGGAAGGCCAGGGCCTGCAGGGCGTCGCCCGCCAGAATGGCGGTGGCCTCGTCGTACTGCTTGTGGCAGGTCGGCTGGCCGCGGCGCAGGTCGTCGTCGTCCATGGCCGGCAGATCGTCATGCACCAGGGAATAGGCGTGGATCAGCTCCACCGCGCAGGCCGGCCGATCCAGCAGCGCGGGCGCCGCCTCCAGCACGTGGCCGGTGGCGTAGACCAGCAGGGGCCGCAGGCGCTTGCCGCCGCCGAGGGTGCTGTAACGCATGGCTTGGTGCAGGCGGGCGGGCAGGCAGTCGGACGGGGGCAGCAATTGGCCGAGGACGCCCTCCACCCGCTGGCGGGCGTCTTCGGCGAACTGCGCGAAATCGGCATCTGAAGGCATGGGGGCACCTGTGGGACGGCGGATCAGGCGCCTGACGGATCGGGCTTGAAAGGCGCCAGGACCGGACCATCCGGGCCCTGCAGCAACTGCTCCACGCTCTGCTCGGCGCTTTGCAGGCTCTGCTCGCAGATGCGCGCCAGGGTGACGCCGCGCTCGAAATCCGCGAGGGCGTCGGCCAGGGATTGCTGCCCCTGCTCCAGGCGCTGCACGATGCCCTCCAGCTCCGCCAACGCTTTTTCGAACTCGGCGGGCGAAGCGTCGGTGCTGGGATCGGGGTTGGATTTCGGGGATCTAGACACGCTGCCTATCCTGAAATGAATTGGTGTAAGCTTATCGCAATTGCCCACGCCGCTTCAAACGGCGGCGAGTCCCGCACGCGGAGAACCCCATGGCCGACACCCGTACCCTGCTGGAGAAGCACCACGGCGGCGCGCATTTCCACGATCTCATGGTGGAAACGAGCCGGGGCCGCTTCAGTCCCGAGTTCTGGCGCTTCTGGGACGCCCATGCCGCGCCGATCCTGCCGGCGCGACCGCGCCTGCTCGACCTGGGCACGGGTCCGGGCCTGCTCCTGGACGCCTGGGCCGAACGTTATCCGGGCGGCGAGTTCATCGGCGTGGACGTGATGCCCTACATGCTCGACAACGCCCGCCGGCGCTTCGCCGAGCAGCCGGCGGTGCGGCTGCTGGCCGCCGACCTGCACGACCCGCAGCTGCCCCTGGCTGCCGGCTCGGTGGACGCGGCCTCGTGCGTGGTGGTCTTCCACGAAATGGTGCAGCCCATCCGCCTGCTGCAGCGCCTGCACGGCTGGCTCAAGCCCGGCGGGCGCCTGATCCTGGTGGACTGGGTCCGGGCCGGCATCCGCGATTACTTCGATCCGGTCACGGTCGAGGCCCTCTTCCGCCCCAACGCGGCGCCCGACCTGCTGGCCGACCGCATGACGCATTTTTTCGAGCACAACCGCTACAGCCCCGACGACATCGCCTGGCTGCTGGAGCACACCGGCTTCCGCGTCCTGGGCCAGGAAACCTACCATGAGGCGCGCTTCGTGCGCATGGCCGCGGAGCGGGCGTGAGCTCGCCGCGCGCGTGCCCGCTCCGGCTTGCCAAGCCCGCCACCCGATGCTAACTTCCGCCCACGCACGGTGCTTCCGCACCGCGCCGCAACGACAGCACGTTTGAATCCATAGAGAAAGCACTCAGCGCACCTGCACCCGGACCGAATCCATGAGCATTTCACCCGAGCTTCTGGAAGAAAAGCTGAACGCCCTGCGGGCGACTTTCCTGCGGCAGCTGGCCGAGAAGATGGCCCTGATCGAACAATGCTGGCCCGCGGTCCAGCGCGCGGCCGACGCACAGGCGCTGCACGATCTGTATCACGCCGTGCACAGCCTCAGCGGCTCGAGCGGCGCCCTGGGCTTTGCGGCAGTGAGCGAAGCGGCACAAAGGTTGGATGGATTCCTGCGCCCGCTGGTGCAAAATGCCACCTTGTTGTCCGCCCAGCACATCCAGCACATCGCTCCTCTCCTGGAAGACCTGAAAAAGGCAGCCGGGGCACACGTTCAGCCTTAGCACAAGGGCTGAGCGCCCGCCGGCCCGGCTTGGCGTCTTGACCAGCCGGCGCACGGGAGGGTTGCGGCGCCAGACACGGAAAAGGCATGTCCACGCGTATCCTGGTCATCGAAGACGATCCCATCAATCTGGAATTGATGGACTTTCTCCTGCGCACGGTGGGCTACGTTCCCAGCTTGGCCCGTGACGGCGTGGAGGGCCTGGCCGTGGCCCGGCGCGACCGTCCCGACCTCATCGTGTCGGACATTCTCATGCCCAACATGGACGGCTATGAGGTGGCGCGGCGCATCCGCAGCGACCCAGAGCTGCGCCGGACGCCGCTGCTGGCGGTCACGGCGCTGGCCATGGCCGGCGACAAGGAAAAGATCCTCGAAGCCGGCTTCGACGGCTACATCTCCAAGCCTCTCAACATCCAGAACTTCGTCGCGCAGATCCGTGCCTTCCTGGAACGCTGAAGCGCCCGCCTGGGCGCTTCAGCGCTTGCGGCGCCGGGCCGGTCTCCGCCCGGCGGCCGCCCGCTCCGCCGCCTCTGCCGCGCCAACGCCGGGCACCGCCGCGGGCAACGTGAAACGGAAGACCGCCCCCTGGCCGGGACCGGGGCTGGCGGCCGTGATGCGGCCGCCGTGGGATTCGACCAAGGCCTTGCAGATGCACAGCCCCAGACCGGTTCCGCCGGCTTGGCGGGTGGAACTCATGTCCAGCTGGTGGAAGGGCGAAAAAAGGCGCGGCAGGTCCTCGGCGGCGATGCCAATGCCGTCGTCGCGCACCTCCGTCACCAGCTCGCCGCCCTGCAAAAAGGCGCACAGCTGCACGGTGCCGCCGGCGGGCGTGAACTTGATGGCGTTGTCCAGCAGATTGGTCAGCAACTGGACGGTGCGCGATTCATCGCAGTGCGCCAAGAGGGCGGGCTGCAGCTCCGCCCGCAGGGTGATCCGCTTCTGCTCCGCCAGCGGCCGCAGGGCCTCGAGCACGCTCATGGCCAGGGGCACGTACTCGGTCGGCCTCGGCGCCAGCTCGAACTTGCCGGACTGCATCTTGGTGAAATCGAGCAGGTCGTTGACCAGCAGGAGCATGCGCCGGGAGCCGCTGAGGATGTTCTGCAGGCAGCCATGCTGCTGCTCGCTCAGGGGGCCGGCCATCTCCTCTCCCAAGATGGAGGCAAAGCCCATGATGTAGTTGAGCGGCGTGCGCAGCTCGTGGCTGATGACCGACAGGAACTCGCCCTTGAGCCTGTCCACCTGCTGCAGGTGCGCGATCTGCTCGCGTTGCAGGCGCTCGTTTTCCACCCGGTCGGACACTTCGAGCGTGAAGATCAGCACCCCTTCGATCTGCCCGTCCTCGCCTAGCACCGGATAAAAGGTGATGTCCCAATAGCAGGTGCGGTCGCCCGCCGGCGCCGCGAAGGGCATGTTCAGGCACCGGCAGGACTCGCCGCTGGCCAGCACCTGCAGCAACTGGGCCTGCATCTGCTGCTCGTCGCCCAGGGGCAGCTCGACGGCCGGCCGGCCGAGCAGCGCTTCCTGGGACAGGCCGAGCAGGCGGGCAAATTCGGGGTTGGCCAGCCGGTAGGTCAAATGCTGGTCCAGATAGGCGATGCCGGCGGGCGCGTTGTCGACCACGCGCTCGACGAAGCGCTTCTGGATGACGAGTTCGCGGGTGCGCTGCACGACTTCCGCCTCGATCCGCCGGTTCTGGTCGAGCAGCGCCTCCCGCGCCCGGATACGGTCGTCGATGTCCGTGCAGGTGCCCAGCCAGGCGACGATGCGCCCGTCCGCGTCCTGTTCCGGCAGGACCTGGATCAGATGCCAGCGGTAGCTCTGGTCGGCCGCGCGCCGGAGGCGCCCCTCCACTTCCAGCGCCGCACCGGCCTCGGCCGCCCGCCGCCAATGCGCCAAGTAGCGCTGCAGATCCTCGGGATGAAAGGCGGACTCCCAGGCGGCGGCATCGCATTGCGCGCGCGCCAAACCGGTGTAGTCGAACCAACGCTCGTTGAAGTAGCTGAAGGTGCCGTCCGGCCGGGCCGTCCAAACGATTTGCGGAATGGCGTCCGCCAGGTTGCGGTAGCGCTGCTGGCTGGCCCGTTCGAGCGCCGCCAACTGCCGTTCCTGCTCGCGCCGCTCGGCCTGGCGCAGCAGTTCGGCCTGTTGCCTGATCTGCTCGTTCTTGAGGAAGAGCTCGATGAAGACGGCGACCTTCGACTTCAGCACATCCGGGTTGAAGGGCTTGAACAGGTAGTCGACCGCGCCCACCGAGTAGCCCTTGAAGACGAAATGGGCATCCTTGCTGATGGCGGTCAGGAAAACGATGGGAATGTGGCGGCTCTTCTCGCGCTCCTTGATCAGCCGGGCCGTCTCGAAACCGTTCATGCCGGGCATCTGCACGTCCAGCAGGATGACGGCGAACTCATGCTTGAGCAGATGCTTCAGGGCCTCCTCGCCCGAGGAGGCCCGGATCAGGTTGTGGCCGAGACCGTCCAGGATCGCCTCCAGCGCCAGGAGGTTTTCCGGCCGGTCATCCACCAGCAGGATGTTGGCCTTCCGATTCATATGCGTCGCGCCGGGCTCAGGTTCAGGCCACCTTTACCCAGGCCCGCATGAGGGCCAGGAGCTGGTCCGTGTCCACCGGCTTGGTGATGTAGTCGGAAGCACCGGCGTCGATGCACTTTTCCCGGTCGCCGGGCATGGCCTTGGCGGTCAGCGCGATGATAGGCAGGTCGCGGAAGGCCGGGATCGCCCGGATCGCCCGCATGGTCTCGTAGCCGTCCATCTCGGGCATCATCACGTCCATCAGGATCAGGTCGATGTCCGGGTTGGCTTCGAGGGTGTCGATGCCGTCCCTGCCGTTTTCGGCATAGAGGATCTCGATGTCGTGATTCTCCAGCACGCTCGCCAGGGCGAAAATGTTGCGCGCGTCGTCATCGACCACCAGGACCTTGCGGCCCGACAGGGACACCGCCGTGGCGGCCGCATCGACCACCGGCGCCGGCCCGGCGGCGCGGCGCATGCACAGGGCCGCCTCGCTCAACAGGCGCTCCGCCGAGTCGGCGTCCTTGATGATAATGGAGTCCGCCAGCTCGCGCAGCTGCCGCTCCTCTTCGGGCGTCAGGTCCTTGCTGGTGTAGATGACCACCGGCAAGTTGCGCAGCCCCATCTCGTTCTTCAGCCGCGCCAGCAGCTCGGCGCCGCTCATGTCGGGCAGCATCAGGTCCAGCACCATGCAGTCGTAGGAACGGGTGCTGAGCTCGGCCAGCGCGTCCATCCC
This genomic interval carries:
- a CDS encoding exodeoxyribonuclease VII small subunit, which translates into the protein MSRSPKSNPDPSTDASPAEFEKALAELEGIVQRLEQGQQSLADALADFERGVTLARICEQSLQSAEQSVEQLLQGPDGPVLAPFKPDPSGA
- the ispA gene encoding (2E,6E)-farnesyl diphosphate synthase, with product MPSDADFAQFAEDARQRVEGVLGQLLPPSDCLPARLHQAMRYSTLGGGKRLRPLLVYATGHVLEAAPALLDRPACAVELIHAYSLVHDDLPAMDDDDLRRGQPTCHKQYDEATAILAGDALQALAFQVLADDWELDAALRLRMVAALALAAGSRGMVGGQAIDLAAVGHTLSLPALESMHIHKTGMLIRASVQLGALAAGVAAGEVHERLLHYADNIGLAFQVQDDILDEEGETAVMGKQNGADRARNKPSYVSLLGLAEAKALARRLCDDALAALADFDGRADHLRALAHLIVERRQ
- a CDS encoding response regulator translates to MSTRILVIEDDPINLELMDFLLRTVGYVPSLARDGVEGLAVARRDRPDLIVSDILMPNMDGYEVARRIRSDPELRRTPLLAVTALAMAGDKEKILEAGFDGYISKPLNIQNFVAQIRAFLER
- the aroC gene encoding chorismate synthase; this encodes MPGNSFGTLFTVTTFGESHGPAIGCVVDGCPPGLALTAADLQVELDRRKPGQSRHTTQRREPDEVEILSGVFEGVTTGTPIGLLIRNVDQRSKDYGKIKDQFRPGHADYTYLQKYGLRDYRGGGRSSARETATRVAAGAIARKYLRERLGVEIRAWLAQLGPIRAQRLDWDEIPNNPFFCPDAEAAERMAAYMDALRKEGDSIGARISVVASNVPVGLGEPVFDRLDADIAKALMSINAVKGVEIGDGFAVVEQKGTEHGDEMTPAGFLSNHAGGILGGISSGQDITASIAIKPTSSIRLPRRSVDIHGEPCEVITTGRHDPCVGIRAVPIVEAMLALVLMDHALRQRAQNADVRSGTPVIPAKIPA
- a CDS encoding class I SAM-dependent methyltransferase — its product is MADTRTLLEKHHGGAHFHDLMVETSRGRFSPEFWRFWDAHAAPILPARPRLLDLGTGPGLLLDAWAERYPGGEFIGVDVMPYMLDNARRRFAEQPAVRLLAADLHDPQLPLAAGSVDAASCVVVFHEMVQPIRLLQRLHGWLKPGGRLILVDWVRAGIRDYFDPVTVEALFRPNAAPDLLADRMTHFFEHNRYSPDDIAWLLEHTGFRVLGQETYHEARFVRMAAERA
- the folE2 gene encoding GTP cyclohydrolase FolE2, with the protein product MRDCAAEQIEDVQGRADARAIAIDKVGIKNIRHPVRVRDRSEGHQHTIANFNMYVHLPHNFKGTHMSRFVEILNAHTREISVESFKDILLEMRTRLDAESAHLEMSFPYFVMKKAPVTGVESLMDYDVAFVGESTGDHYEQTIKVLVPVTSLCPCSKSISQYGAHNQRSHVTVQVKANQWIWVEELIDLVEGQASSQLYGLLKRPDEKYVTEYAYDHPKFVEDMVRDVAAQLKADDRVDWFIVESENFESIHNHSAYALIEMDKRDGQ
- the dxs gene encoding 1-deoxy-D-xylulose-5-phosphate synthase is translated as MSYTLLEQINDPQDLRALPRRSLAALADELRAFLIESVSRTGGHLSAGLGTVELTIALHYVFNTPGDRLVWDVGHQSYPHKILTGRRDRFPTLRRQGGLSGFPKRDESPYDTFGVGHSSTSISAALGMAVAAQRAGIKREVVAVIGDGAMTAGMAFEALNNAGSLDADLLVVLNDNEMSISPNVGAFSSYLAKLLSSRLYNSVRQGADRTLKILPPIHELARRAEEHVKGMVTPGTLFEELGFTYYGPIDGHDLDALLATLENLKRISGPRLLHVITKKGKGYAPAEADPCVYHGVTAFDLGTGKMEKKPGGAPSYTQVFGDWLCEMAARDAQLVGITPAMREGSGMVAFSERFPAQYFDVGIAEQHALTFAAGLAAEGMRPVVAIYSTFLQRAYDQLVHDIAIQKLPVLLAVDRAGLVGADGATHQGSFDFSYLRCIPDLVIMAPKDENELRHMLYTGYRHDGPAVVRYPRGSGHGVALDAELRALPLGRGEVLRRGRETAILAFGSRVAAALAAGEVLDATVVNMRFVKPLDEALVQEIAERHQFLITVEENAVAGGAGSAVAECLAARGCQLPLALLGLPDHFVEQGDAAAQLAALGLDRDGIVRAAQALKQTHSLVPKNLAL
- a CDS encoding MFS transporter — protein: MPASASERVRLSAFYGVYFAGLGAFGPYWGLYLDSIGQTALQIGFLTALVQVTRVFAPHLWGSLADRTGQRQRVVHWATLASALSFVLLFWGQSFWWAALATFLYSFFASAALPLVEATTLDWARRMQASYGRIRLWGSLGFIVFALGLGILIDGFGPQAFLVTCTLLFLGAWLVSLPLPRGEPHPHHAAAGESLGQLLRRPGVLAFFLACALEQASHGPYYAFYSIYLQQHGFSGVGIGLMWAFAVACEVGFFLASDRIIAYLGLRALLLGSFVLTTVRWVLIGLWPGLGWVIFAQALHAASYGAFHAAAVNLTYQQFPPALRARGQALYSSLAFGLGGAIGGALAGWTWGQAGGGASYAVAAVLAFLGLLLAARATGRMAVARAL
- a CDS encoding hybrid sensor histidine kinase/response regulator yields the protein MNRKANILLVDDRPENLLALEAILDGLGHNLIRASSGEEALKHLLKHEFAVILLDVQMPGMNGFETARLIKEREKSRHIPIVFLTAISKDAHFVFKGYSVGAVDYLFKPFNPDVLKSKVAVFIELFLKNEQIRQQAELLRQAERREQERQLAALERASQQRYRNLADAIPQIVWTARPDGTFSYFNERWFDYTGLARAQCDAAAWESAFHPEDLQRYLAHWRRAAEAGAALEVEGRLRRAADQSYRWHLIQVLPEQDADGRIVAWLGTCTDIDDRIRAREALLDQNRRIEAEVVQRTRELVIQKRFVERVVDNAPAGIAYLDQHLTYRLANPEFARLLGLSQEALLGRPAVELPLGDEQQMQAQLLQVLASGESCRCLNMPFAAPAGDRTCYWDITFYPVLGEDGQIEGVLIFTLEVSDRVENERLQREQIAHLQQVDRLKGEFLSVISHELRTPLNYIMGFASILGEEMAGPLSEQQHGCLQNILSGSRRMLLLVNDLLDFTKMQSGKFELAPRPTEYVPLAMSVLEALRPLAEQKRITLRAELQPALLAHCDESRTVQLLTNLLDNAIKFTPAGGTVQLCAFLQGGELVTEVRDDGIGIAAEDLPRLFSPFHQLDMSSTRQAGGTGLGLCICKALVESHGGRITAASPGPGQGAVFRFTLPAAVPGVGAAEAAERAAAGRRPARRRKR
- a CDS encoding Hpt domain-containing protein yields the protein MSISPELLEEKLNALRATFLRQLAEKMALIEQCWPAVQRAADAQALHDLYHAVHSLSGSSGALGFAAVSEAAQRLDGFLRPLVQNATLLSAQHIQHIAPLLEDLKKAAGAHVQP